A single region of the Oleispira antarctica RB-8 genome encodes:
- the amtB-1 gene encoding Ammonium transporter protein AmtB-1 → MENQIFELQYAMDTFYFLVCGALVMWMAAGFAMLEAGLVRSKNTTEILTKNVALFAISCTMYLVCGYAIMYDGGLFLSGITEVDSAAVLADFAAREDGFNGGSIYSGASDFFFQVVFVATAMSIVSGAVAERMKLWAFLAFAVVMTGFIYPMEGSWTWGGQSVFGMYSLGDDFGFSDFAGSGIVHLAGATAALAGVILLGARKGKYGKNGEINAIPGANLPMATLGTFILWMGWFGFNGGSVLKLGDISSAHSVAVVFMNTNAAAAGGLIGALLFARILFKKADLTMALNGALAGLVAITAEPSTPTPLEATIIGLIGGLIVVAAILTLDKLKLDDPVGAISVHGVVGLFGLLVVPFTNDGATFIGQAVGALTIFVWVFGASFITWMVLKAVMGIRVTEEEEYEGVDIAECGMEAYPEFSNK, encoded by the coding sequence ATGGAAAACCAAATTTTTGAGTTGCAGTATGCAATGGACACCTTTTATTTCTTGGTGTGCGGTGCGTTAGTTATGTGGATGGCGGCAGGTTTCGCCATGTTAGAAGCGGGCCTTGTTCGTTCTAAAAATACCACAGAAATTCTTACCAAAAACGTCGCCTTGTTTGCGATCTCTTGTACGATGTATCTTGTCTGCGGTTATGCAATTATGTATGACGGCGGTCTTTTCCTTTCTGGAATTACTGAAGTTGATTCGGCAGCGGTGTTAGCAGATTTTGCTGCTCGTGAAGACGGCTTTAACGGTGGTTCAATCTATTCAGGCGCTTCTGATTTCTTCTTTCAGGTTGTGTTTGTAGCAACGGCGATGTCGATTGTGTCGGGTGCAGTTGCTGAGCGTATGAAGCTTTGGGCTTTCTTAGCATTTGCTGTTGTGATGACAGGTTTCATCTATCCAATGGAAGGTTCTTGGACTTGGGGCGGCCAGTCTGTATTCGGTATGTACTCTTTAGGTGATGACTTCGGTTTCTCTGACTTTGCAGGTTCGGGTATTGTTCACTTAGCGGGCGCTACTGCGGCACTTGCAGGCGTGATCTTATTAGGTGCTCGTAAAGGTAAGTACGGTAAAAACGGCGAGATCAATGCGATTCCTGGTGCTAACTTGCCAATGGCAACGTTGGGCACATTCATCCTTTGGATGGGTTGGTTCGGTTTCAACGGTGGTTCTGTACTTAAATTAGGTGATATCTCAAGCGCTCACTCTGTTGCGGTTGTTTTCATGAATACTAACGCAGCGGCTGCGGGTGGTTTGATTGGTGCTTTATTATTCGCTCGCATCTTGTTTAAGAAAGCGGATCTAACCATGGCCCTTAACGGTGCATTAGCAGGTCTTGTAGCGATTACTGCTGAGCCTTCTACTCCAACACCTCTTGAAGCAACAATCATTGGTCTTATCGGTGGTCTGATCGTTGTAGCCGCTATCCTTACTTTGGATAAGCTAAAACTTGATGATCCTGTTGGTGCAATCTCTGTACACGGTGTTGTTGGTTTGTTTGGTCTGTTGGTTGTTCCTTTCACTAATGACGGTGCAACTTTTATTGGTCAGGCAGTCGGTGCTTTAACAATCTTTGTTTGGGTATTCGGTGCTTCATTCATCACTTGGATGGTACTGAAAGCTGTTATGGGTATTCGTGTTACTGAAGAAGAAGAATACGAAGGTGTTGATATTGCTGAGTGTGGTATGGAAGCCTACCCTGAGTTTTCTAATAAATAA
- a CDS encoding Putative nitrogen regulatory protein P-II, producing MKLVTAVVKPFKLDDVREALSEIGVQGITVTEVKGFGRQKGHTELYRGAEYVVDFLPKVKIEVAVSDEQTEQVIEAVTKAANTGKIGDGKIFVTSLEQIIRIRTGETGADAI from the coding sequence ATGAAACTCGTAACTGCTGTTGTTAAGCCTTTCAAACTAGATGACGTGCGTGAAGCATTGTCTGAAATAGGCGTTCAAGGCATCACTGTGACTGAAGTTAAAGGCTTTGGTCGTCAGAAAGGCCATACAGAATTGTATCGTGGTGCTGAATACGTTGTTGATTTTCTACCAAAAGTAAAAATAGAAGTTGCTGTTAGTGATGAGCAAACAGAGCAAGTTATCGAAGCGGTAACGAAAGCAGCAAATACTGGCAAGATTGGCGATGGCAAAATCTTCGTAACTAGCCTAGAGCAAATTATTCGAATTCGTACCGGTGAAACGGGTGCAGACGCGATCTAA
- a CDS encoding ABC-type branched-chain amino acid transport system, ATPase component. — protein sequence MLKVKNVDVSYGASQALYDVSMDAEIGKVTCVLGRNGVGKTTLMKALSGHLSAGKGQIEWMGKDINGQAPFDRARQGIAYVPQGRDIFSQLTVEENLETAFSALPKSQRKIDPEIFALFPVLQKMLKRRGGDLSGGQQQQLAIARALLLRPKMLILDEPTEGIQPSVIKDIGKVIELLRDRGEMAIVLVEQYLEFAAELADEFIILERGRVVATGSGDELATSEQAKELLAI from the coding sequence ATGTTGAAAGTTAAAAATGTGGATGTGTCTTACGGTGCTAGCCAAGCGTTATATGATGTGTCGATGGATGCTGAAATTGGCAAGGTAACGTGTGTGCTTGGCCGTAACGGGGTGGGTAAAACGACCTTGATGAAAGCATTGTCGGGGCACTTGTCTGCGGGTAAAGGTCAGATCGAATGGATGGGTAAAGATATCAACGGCCAGGCGCCGTTTGATCGTGCTCGCCAGGGTATTGCGTACGTTCCTCAGGGCCGAGATATTTTTTCTCAGCTCACCGTTGAAGAAAATTTGGAAACAGCGTTTTCGGCTTTGCCTAAAAGCCAGCGTAAAATCGATCCAGAAATTTTTGCGCTATTTCCTGTTTTGCAAAAAATGCTAAAGCGCCGTGGTGGTGATTTATCCGGTGGTCAGCAACAGCAGTTGGCGATTGCCCGTGCTTTATTGCTGCGGCCCAAGATGTTGATTCTGGATGAGCCCACAGAAGGAATTCAGCCGTCGGTTATTAAAGATATTGGTAAGGTCATTGAGCTGCTGCGTGATCGCGGTGAAATGGCGATTGTATTGGTTGAACAGTATTTAGAGTTCGCGGCAGAGTTAGCAGACGAATTTATTATTCTTGAGCGTGGCCGTGTTGTTGCAACGGGTTCGGGTGATGAATTAGCGACGTCAGAACAAGCAAAAGAACTACTCGCTATTTAA
- a CDS encoding ABC-type transport system, ATPase component, whose protein sequence is MSSINTKHIDNSPVLYMDGVTVSFDGFKALNNLSMTIEKGEMRAIIGPNGAGKTTMMDVITGKTRPDEGTIRFSSSANQAKNTNTDYDLTQYDEAAVANLGVGRKFQKPSVIESLTIFENLEMSLKGGRTLWQSLFHKLSQEQKLKLDEILHLIDMSDKANDLAGNLSHGQKQWLEIGMLLGQEPELLLIDEPAAGMTDEETMKTAELFKTLAKTHSLMVVEHDMDFIEALGCKVTVLNEGSVLAEGTLQEVKANEDVIEKYLGR, encoded by the coding sequence ATGAGCAGTATAAATACTAAACACATCGACAATTCTCCGGTTCTTTATATGGATGGTGTGACGGTTAGCTTTGATGGTTTTAAAGCGTTAAACAATCTTTCTATGACGATAGAGAAGGGTGAAATGCGCGCCATTATTGGTCCGAACGGGGCGGGTAAAACCACCATGATGGATGTAATCACCGGTAAAACACGTCCTGATGAAGGAACGATTAGATTTAGCTCCTCAGCCAATCAAGCTAAGAACACAAATACTGATTATGATCTCACTCAATATGACGAAGCGGCGGTTGCCAATTTAGGCGTTGGACGTAAATTTCAAAAGCCTAGTGTGATTGAAAGCTTAACGATATTTGAAAACTTAGAAATGTCCTTAAAAGGTGGCCGCACACTTTGGCAATCTTTATTTCATAAATTAAGCCAAGAGCAAAAACTTAAGCTGGATGAGATTCTACATTTAATTGATATGTCGGATAAAGCAAATGATCTGGCGGGCAATTTATCACACGGTCAAAAGCAGTGGCTAGAGATTGGAATGTTGTTAGGACAAGAGCCTGAGTTGTTATTAATTGATGAACCCGCAGCCGGTATGACTGACGAAGAAACAATGAAAACCGCAGAGTTATTTAAAACGTTAGCGAAAACACATTCGTTAATGGTGGTTGAACACGATATGGATTTTATTGAAGCCTTGGGATGTAAGGTGACGGTTTTAAATGAAGGCAGTGTTTTAGCAGAAGGTACTTTGCAAGAAGTAAAAGCTAACGAAGACGTTATTGAAAAATATCTGGGGCGCTAA
- a CDS encoding ABC-type branched-chain amino acid transport system, permease component, which produces MTNLISNSSNKKLGPLTTLLMNDKGGRRLLAVLAALAILVPALNLFMPESSIFHVSTYTMTLLGKYLCYALLAVSVDLIWGYCGILSLGHGAFFALGGYAMGMYLMLQIGDRGVYGNPDVPDFMVFLNWQELPWYWLGFESFSFSMAMVLLAPGILAFVFGALAFRSRVTGVYLSIITQALTYALMLAFFRNDMGFGGNNGLTDFKDILGFDLQADTTRAGLFFCSALALILGYLISRFIVTSKLGRVLIAIRDSETRARFLGYRVEYFKLFVFVVSAMLAGIAGALYVPQVGIINPGEFAPLLSIEMIIWVAVGGRGTLFGAVIGAILVNYAKTYFTGAFAEIWLFLLGGLFVLSTLYLPKGIVGLWMQVSEKLSNKWAEKKSGSGKDNVLKGEKV; this is translated from the coding sequence ATGACGAATTTAATAAGCAATAGTTCGAATAAAAAATTAGGCCCTCTAACGACCCTATTAATGAACGACAAAGGTGGCCGTCGTTTATTAGCGGTACTCGCTGCGTTGGCAATTTTAGTACCGGCATTAAATTTATTCATGCCAGAAAGTTCTATCTTTCATGTGTCGACGTATACCATGACCTTGTTGGGTAAATATTTATGCTATGCCTTGCTCGCGGTATCGGTTGATTTAATTTGGGGTTATTGCGGGATTTTAAGTTTGGGGCATGGTGCTTTCTTTGCATTAGGGGGTTATGCCATGGGCATGTACTTGATGCTGCAAATTGGCGATCGTGGGGTATATGGCAATCCAGACGTTCCTGATTTTATGGTCTTTTTAAATTGGCAAGAACTGCCTTGGTATTGGCTGGGTTTTGAGAGCTTTAGTTTTTCTATGGCGATGGTCTTATTAGCGCCAGGAATATTAGCGTTTGTCTTTGGCGCTTTGGCTTTTCGTTCTCGGGTAACGGGTGTTTATCTTTCGATTATTACCCAGGCATTAACCTACGCACTGATGCTGGCTTTCTTTCGTAATGATATGGGGTTTGGTGGCAATAATGGCTTAACCGATTTTAAAGATATTTTAGGGTTTGATTTGCAGGCGGATACAACTCGGGCAGGATTATTTTTCTGTTCGGCATTAGCCTTGATTCTAGGCTATTTGATTAGTCGTTTTATTGTGACCTCTAAGTTGGGCCGAGTACTGATTGCTATTCGTGATAGTGAAACTCGTGCACGATTTTTAGGTTATCGCGTTGAGTACTTCAAATTATTTGTTTTTGTCGTTTCGGCTATGTTGGCTGGTATTGCCGGTGCGCTTTATGTTCCGCAAGTTGGCATTATTAATCCTGGTGAGTTTGCTCCTCTATTATCTATCGAGATGATTATATGGGTTGCGGTTGGAGGGCGCGGTACGCTGTTTGGTGCTGTGATTGGCGCTATTTTAGTCAACTATGCAAAGACATATTTTACCGGTGCGTTTGCTGAAATTTGGTTGTTCTTACTGGGCGGTCTGTTCGTATTAAGCACGTTATATTTGCCAAAAGGCATTGTTGGTTTATGGATGCAGGTTTCTGAAAAGTTATCTAACAAGTGGGCAGAAAAAAAGTCAGGCTCTGGTAAAGATAATGTACTTAAAGGAGAAAAAGTATGA
- a CDS encoding Branched-chain amino acid ABC-type transport system, permease component, with protein sequence MREYIKRIVWLSCFSLLTVFSHADVSTSNSTEKTALHNSLPATVQELIKANYKEKADIIDSIAAIEDDNKLLILQSLLDSQLYYQKKNNVDKDQKRILIVDMSLVSAEKSNAMLDAFSHEEVSGLSKRGVKRIGVNNSLRRNLRSHLSLLKITHPNAATRIAAAQNLLKDGSSIDLAFVEKTLKSEKNSQVVDILKTVRALMLLKSDQSTIRLLALEELDGSLYSEVRIGLNKFIAGFDVESKKLRNDEFKLAEKTLADIETLMSYNGYLENLYFGLALGAVLLLAAIGLAITFGVMGVINMAHGEMIMLGAYTTYVVQMLMPESIGASLLVSIPAAFLVSGLVGILIERSVIRHLYGRPLETLLATFGISLILQQAVRSIFGPLNREVITPDWLAGTFMVNPGLSLTYNRLYIIIFSLVVLAVLALVLKRTLFGLQMRAVTMNRPMASSMGIRTGWVDALTFGLGSGIAGIAGVALSQLTNVGPNLGQAYIIDSFMVVVFGGVGNLWGTLVGAMSLGVANKFLEPVAGAVLAKIFVLVFIILFIQKRPRGLFALKGRAVDNG encoded by the coding sequence ATGCGCGAATATATAAAGCGTATTGTGTGGCTTAGTTGTTTTTCGCTGCTTACGGTTTTTAGTCATGCCGATGTTAGTACTTCTAACAGTACAGAAAAAACAGCACTACACAATTCGCTGCCTGCAACGGTGCAGGAACTGATTAAGGCAAATTATAAAGAGAAAGCCGACATCATTGATAGCATTGCAGCTATAGAAGACGACAACAAATTATTAATTCTACAATCCTTGCTAGATAGTCAATTATATTATCAAAAGAAAAATAATGTGGATAAAGATCAGAAGAGAATTCTGATTGTTGATATGTCATTGGTCAGTGCAGAAAAATCTAATGCCATGCTAGATGCCTTTAGCCACGAAGAAGTTTCTGGTTTATCTAAGCGTGGGGTTAAGAGAATCGGGGTGAATAATTCATTACGTCGCAATCTTCGTTCCCATTTATCATTATTGAAAATTACCCACCCTAATGCGGCCACTCGAATCGCTGCAGCGCAGAACTTATTGAAAGACGGTTCTAGCATTGATTTAGCCTTTGTTGAAAAAACACTGAAGAGTGAAAAGAACTCTCAGGTTGTGGATATCTTAAAAACTGTTCGTGCCTTAATGTTGTTGAAATCAGATCAGTCAACAATTCGGCTGCTCGCCTTAGAAGAATTGGATGGTTCTTTATATTCAGAGGTTCGTATTGGATTAAATAAGTTTATTGCAGGCTTTGATGTAGAAAGTAAAAAACTGCGTAATGACGAATTTAAATTGGCCGAGAAAACCTTAGCCGATATCGAAACACTCATGAGTTATAACGGCTATCTAGAGAATCTTTATTTTGGTCTAGCACTAGGAGCGGTTTTATTATTAGCCGCAATTGGTCTGGCCATTACCTTTGGTGTCATGGGGGTCATTAACATGGCTCATGGCGAAATGATCATGTTAGGGGCGTATACCACTTATGTCGTGCAAATGTTAATGCCTGAATCGATTGGTGCTTCGTTATTAGTGTCTATTCCGGCCGCATTTTTAGTCAGCGGTTTGGTCGGTATCTTGATTGAGCGTTCGGTGATTCGTCATCTTTATGGGCGTCCATTAGAAACGTTATTAGCAACGTTCGGTATTAGCTTGATCTTGCAGCAAGCGGTGCGTTCTATTTTTGGTCCATTGAATCGGGAAGTGATTACACCGGATTGGCTAGCGGGTACTTTTATGGTGAACCCAGGTTTATCGCTAACGTATAACCGTTTATACATCATTATTTTCAGCCTCGTCGTCTTAGCGGTATTAGCGCTGGTTTTAAAGCGTACTTTATTTGGTTTGCAAATGCGTGCGGTAACGATGAATCGCCCGATGGCCAGCTCTATGGGTATTCGTACGGGTTGGGTTGATGCCTTAACGTTTGGTTTAGGTTCGGGGATTGCCGGCATTGCAGGTGTGGCATTAAGTCAGCTAACGAACGTCGGTCCAAACTTGGGTCAAGCTTATATTATCGATTCTTTTATGGTCGTGGTATTTGGTGGCGTAGGAAATTTGTGGGGTACCTTAGTGGGGGCAATGTCTTTAGGTGTTGCTAACAAATTTTTAGAACCTGTAGCGGGTGCTGTATTAGCGAAAATATTTGTATTGGTATTTATTATTTTATTCATCCAGAAGCGTCCTCGGGGTTTATTTGCTCTGAAAGGCCGTGCAGTTGATAACGGTTAA